The Sphingobacterium bambusae genome includes a window with the following:
- a CDS encoding DUF4374 domain-containing protein yields MNNLKNNAWVLSLALLATVGCSKDNGTPDTGNNGSTDRYFISAQTDEASYTFVVDDLEKDTIVDTRSAIESTTTGNRFVYNGTTAVMSLNYQQGNPSPGVVYQLNNSGVLRTNGDFVLPVGFTTIGAFDKYLVASRSGRTLNVDGGTKTGVIYYYIDTENSNQIIEKSVVTENFIGNRTAELTGVVDAGNKEFLVGVMLSAPTGQTASVDSVYAAKLDENLNVKAIYRDSRLSYSTGTFRSARYSHIANDETGNTYVFSGSHAAATTKKAGALLISKGSDAFDANYYFDIETASQGYRFKRVWHVAEDYFLLEMYNEVGVAGGQQPASQYAIVQMSTKKFTWIRTGIPAASEIDGIGWPFTSDGKAYLGITASNAQPAVYVIDPKTATAKKGITVTGMSAIQGLARLSPQSNLQ; encoded by the coding sequence ATGAATAATTTAAAGAATAATGCTTGGGTACTAAGCCTTGCCTTATTGGCCACTGTAGGTTGCAGTAAAGATAACGGTACACCTGATACCGGAAACAATGGATCGACAGATCGTTACTTTATATCGGCTCAAACGGACGAAGCTTCATACACCTTTGTGGTGGACGATTTAGAAAAAGATACCATCGTTGATACAAGATCTGCCATCGAATCCACCACCACAGGCAATCGTTTTGTATACAACGGAACGACTGCCGTCATGTCCTTAAATTATCAGCAAGGAAATCCTTCGCCAGGCGTAGTATACCAGCTGAATAATAGCGGTGTTTTGCGTACCAATGGTGATTTCGTCTTGCCTGTTGGGTTCACGACAATCGGTGCCTTTGATAAATACTTGGTTGCATCTCGAAGCGGGCGAACCCTTAACGTGGACGGTGGCACAAAAACAGGGGTGATTTATTACTACATCGACACCGAAAACAGTAACCAGATTATCGAGAAGTCCGTGGTTACGGAAAACTTTATCGGCAACCGGACGGCAGAGCTGACGGGTGTTGTGGATGCTGGAAACAAAGAGTTTCTTGTGGGCGTTATGCTCTCGGCTCCGACGGGGCAAACGGCAAGCGTCGATAGCGTTTATGCAGCAAAGCTGGATGAAAACCTAAATGTCAAAGCTATTTACCGCGACAGCCGTTTGAGCTATTCTACAGGTACTTTCCGCTCGGCACGTTACTCCCACATCGCCAATGACGAAACGGGGAACACCTATGTGTTTTCCGGATCCCATGCAGCGGCCACCACAAAGAAGGCTGGAGCGCTATTGATTTCGAAAGGCTCGGATGCGTTCGATGCAAACTACTACTTCGACATCGAAACCGCTTCGCAAGGCTACCGCTTCAAACGTGTATGGCATGTTGCTGAAGACTATTTCTTATTGGAGATGTACAATGAAGTGGGCGTGGCTGGTGGGCAGCAACCGGCTAGCCAATACGCTATCGTACAGATGAGCACGAAAAAATTTACGTGGATCAGAACAGGTATCCCTGCTGCTAGCGAGATTGATGGTATCGGTTGGCCTTTTACATCGGATGGGAAAGCCTATTTGGGGATCACTGCTAGCAACGCGCAACCAGCGGTCTACGTGATCGACCCTAAGACCGCTACAGCAAAAAAAGGAATTACCGTCACCGGCATGAGCGCCATACAAGGATTGGCACGTCTATCCCCTCAAAGCAATTTGCAGTAA
- a CDS encoding TonB-dependent receptor translates to MLKLSAVVFYVFFFSLFSAFAQHRESAKIIGYIRNSEGSALSGATVYIPNTGYSTQADRDGHFVLLVDAGNYEVIGSALGYVAQKISFSLASGEVKRHQFTLSRDPNTAIEQVVVEGKSAIQEVRETPFNVIALDAKSQYNSTLNLAQLLGKASGVRVRESGGVGSDVNISLNGFTGRHVKIFMDGVPLQTSGSSFQLNNIPVSLAERIEVYKGVVPIEFGADAIGGVINIVTNQTTNSFLDASYSYGSFNTYRTNVILGHTTAKGFSFQVNAYQNYSDNDYRVKARLLNGLSFEPEERWFRRFHDAYRNEGVVGKIGWVNRPWADRFFVGMTWSQEKDEIQTAPSNIEWVYGARENNGNSLIPSLEYYKRNLFTEGLTVRLTGNYTYSQRHNVDTASYRYNWAGEATPSPTQGESAGVNSLADYRNSIYSSTLSINYRIDEKHSVAINDVHSGSQRKADSNLPLDEMTELDRMRRLSLKNVLGLSYRYRHSRNWNLNVFGKNYYQKVIGPFNAGDEAHPDYQERSESYNTSGYGVAGTYFLKDYQFKASIERTYRLPTDNELFGDEIAEAGNASLRAENSMNYNLGATLNRALADNSTLYLDLSGFYRDTRDFIRRMDLARFGGIMNVNHGKVRNVGVDVEARYYYRNKLMLGGVFTYQDMRNKEMLRSATGTALSGQYNDRMPNIPYLFGNADAAYYIHGLGAKENVLNLNYTLNYVHEFFLKWESVGGTKLTVPEQLSHDFTTTYSMQNGRYNFTLEAKNFTNAELYDNFSLMKPGRAFYVKFRYYLLKRK, encoded by the coding sequence ATGTTAAAATTAAGTGCAGTCGTTTTTTATGTTTTCTTTTTTTCTTTGTTTTCCGCCTTTGCACAACACCGAGAGTCGGCCAAAATTATAGGCTACATTCGAAATAGTGAGGGCAGTGCTTTATCCGGTGCTACCGTATATATTCCCAACACGGGCTATAGTACACAGGCCGATCGGGATGGACATTTTGTATTACTTGTCGATGCGGGTAATTACGAAGTGATAGGAAGCGCCTTGGGGTATGTCGCCCAGAAGATCTCGTTTTCTTTAGCTAGTGGCGAGGTAAAGCGTCATCAATTCACCTTATCCAGAGATCCAAATACCGCTATCGAACAGGTGGTGGTGGAAGGGAAGTCGGCCATTCAGGAGGTGCGGGAAACGCCCTTCAATGTCATTGCGCTGGATGCGAAATCGCAGTACAACTCCACGTTAAATCTTGCGCAACTGCTTGGCAAGGCCTCGGGTGTCCGTGTGCGCGAGTCAGGTGGTGTAGGCTCTGACGTCAATATTTCCTTGAACGGTTTTACGGGAAGGCATGTAAAAATCTTTATGGACGGGGTGCCGTTGCAGACTTCGGGATCTTCTTTCCAACTGAATAACATACCCGTTTCCCTAGCCGAACGAATTGAGGTGTATAAAGGCGTAGTGCCCATCGAATTTGGCGCTGACGCTATAGGTGGTGTCATTAATATTGTGACCAACCAAACGACGAACTCCTTTTTGGATGCATCTTACTCATATGGCTCGTTCAACACGTATCGCACCAACGTTATTTTAGGGCATACCACAGCCAAAGGTTTTTCTTTTCAGGTCAATGCTTATCAAAACTATTCCGATAATGACTATAGGGTAAAAGCGAGATTGCTGAACGGCTTGAGTTTCGAACCCGAGGAGCGATGGTTCAGGCGGTTTCACGATGCCTATAGAAACGAGGGTGTCGTTGGGAAGATCGGTTGGGTAAATCGCCCTTGGGCCGACCGGTTTTTTGTGGGGATGACGTGGAGCCAGGAGAAGGATGAGATTCAGACCGCTCCTTCTAACATCGAATGGGTATATGGTGCACGCGAAAACAATGGCAATTCCCTTATCCCATCATTAGAATACTATAAGCGGAATCTGTTTACAGAAGGGCTTACCGTGCGGTTAACCGGAAACTATACATATAGTCAGCGGCACAATGTTGACACGGCTTCTTACCGCTATAACTGGGCAGGCGAAGCTACACCATCGCCAACACAGGGCGAGTCTGCAGGAGTGAACTCTCTCGCTGACTATCGCAATTCCATCTACTCATCTACCTTGAGCATCAACTACCGTATTGATGAAAAGCATAGCGTAGCCATAAACGATGTACATTCGGGCTCGCAACGTAAAGCGGACTCCAACTTGCCGCTCGATGAGATGACGGAGCTCGATCGTATGCGCAGACTTAGTCTGAAAAATGTGCTTGGACTCTCTTATCGCTATAGGCACAGCCGAAACTGGAACTTAAATGTATTCGGTAAAAATTATTACCAGAAAGTAATTGGGCCATTTAATGCTGGAGATGAAGCACATCCCGACTATCAAGAACGTAGTGAAAGTTACAATACCTCTGGCTATGGGGTTGCAGGAACCTATTTCTTGAAAGATTACCAGTTTAAAGCATCGATAGAACGTACCTATCGTTTGCCTACCGATAATGAACTTTTTGGTGACGAGATCGCCGAAGCTGGAAATGCTTCCTTACGCGCCGAGAATTCTATGAACTATAATTTAGGCGCTACGCTAAATAGGGCATTGGCCGATAACAGTACGCTTTATCTTGACCTAAGCGGTTTTTACCGGGATACGAGGGACTTCATCCGCCGGATGGATTTGGCGAGATTTGGTGGGATCATGAATGTGAACCATGGTAAAGTACGGAATGTCGGTGTGGATGTGGAAGCACGCTACTACTACCGCAATAAGTTGATGCTCGGTGGTGTATTCACCTATCAGGATATGCGTAACAAAGAGATGTTGCGCAGTGCGACAGGCACCGCTCTCAGCGGTCAATATAACGACCGTATGCCCAACATCCCTTACTTGTTTGGTAATGCCGATGCCGCATATTACATACATGGCCTCGGAGCTAAAGAGAACGTGCTTAATTTAAACTATACCCTTAACTATGTACATGAGTTTTTCCTAAAATGGGAAAGCGTGGGCGGAACAAAGCTAACCGTTCCAGAGCAATTATCACACGATTTCACGACGACCTACAGTATGCAAAACGGCCGTTACAATTTCACTTTGGAAGCCAAAAATTTTACAAATGCAGAGCTTTACGACAATTTCAGTCTGATGAAACCCGGACGTGCATTTTACGTGAAATTTCGCTACTACCTGCTCAAAAGAAAATAA
- a CDS encoding helix-turn-helix domain-containing protein, with translation MHIYSRIVDVDKELCNIVVPDAYQDDVPVSRYEIHFNDPNYVGFSVQAIHTAGLHIQDTKITAYKTVADEFFTTGQHVRFFFYLKGNTNVENGAGNQNYNHDVGMLQRNFLDDSGGGGIVHIHENDETMHVIIKMSRDFYIHLLQGENWIGDDSFHQYILSGEPENRPNQTFYIDLKMLRILQDILAGADMENNAYHFLKLKLRELLFSIHQLTNFGPSIPGKDSTISSLDNLEKIRAYLSLHLDNPPSLVELSRKFMINEKKLKQDFKRTYGSTIYAFVIQARMEKAKKLLMEDHNVNELAVLLGYQSVSHFIKVFKSYHGYTPKEALKQFKAISMNTGKRLPFLTSSSLFFPFLYEQLLLL, from the coding sequence ATGCATATTTACTCTCGAATTGTCGACGTCGACAAAGAACTCTGCAACATTGTCGTTCCCGACGCCTATCAGGATGATGTACCTGTCAGCCGCTACGAGATCCATTTCAACGACCCAAATTACGTGGGTTTCAGCGTGCAGGCGATACACACCGCTGGACTGCACATTCAGGATACGAAAATTACCGCCTATAAGACGGTGGCCGATGAATTTTTCACGACGGGGCAACATGTGCGTTTCTTTTTCTATCTGAAAGGAAATACCAATGTAGAAAATGGAGCAGGCAACCAAAATTACAACCACGATGTGGGTATGTTGCAGCGCAATTTTTTGGATGATTCTGGCGGCGGCGGCATTGTGCACATCCATGAAAATGATGAGACTATGCATGTGATTATCAAAATGTCTCGCGATTTTTACATCCATCTTCTACAAGGCGAAAATTGGATCGGAGATGATAGCTTTCATCAATACATCCTATCTGGCGAACCCGAAAACCGTCCCAACCAAACCTTCTACATAGATCTAAAAATGCTGCGTATTTTACAAGATATCCTAGCCGGTGCTGACATGGAAAATAACGCTTACCATTTTTTAAAATTAAAATTGCGGGAACTTCTTTTTAGCATACATCAACTTACCAACTTTGGACCTTCCATACCCGGAAAAGATAGCACGATATCTTCTTTAGACAACTTGGAAAAGATTCGCGCGTATTTAAGCTTACATTTGGACAACCCACCAAGTCTAGTCGAACTTTCGAGGAAATTTATGATCAATGAAAAAAAATTAAAGCAAGATTTCAAACGTACCTATGGCAGTACGATCTATGCATTCGTAATACAAGCGCGCATGGAGAAGGCAAAAAAGTTACTTATGGAAGATCATAATGTAAATGAGCTTGCGGTATTGTTGGGCTACCAAAGTGTATCTCATTTTATTAAGGTTTTTAAAAGCTACCATGGCTACACCCCAAAAGAAGCACTTAAACAGTTTAAGGCTATCTCGATGAATACTGGCAAACGCCTGCCATTTCTCACGAGCTCATCGCTCTTTTTTCCCTTTCTTTACGAGCAACTCTTGCTGCTGTAA
- a CDS encoding family 43 glycosylhydrolase, which produces MTSVFAQEPHRALVNGVPWFDDQGQIVNAHGACVVEEEGKYYLFGEFKTDSTNHFIGFSCYSSSDLVHWKFERLALPKQEEGLLGPGRIGERAKVMRCPQSGEYIMLMHCDDLQYKDPYIGYAVSKTINGEYSFQGPLLYQGKPIKKWDMGTFQDHDGQGYLLVHHGDIYRLSADYKEAEEKVASQISGVGESPAMFKKEGVYYLLSSSLTSWERNDNHYHTASSIAGPWKKQGLFCPAGSLTYNSQCSFVFPIVQQQDTVLMYMGDRWSYPKQGQAATQVWLPLETISERLQIPSYLPSWDPLANESRVISQRSNSIPARKPFVSNRRGEKIEFLFKGGRFYIKGTSDRHGGYGRIVIADKKDRVLHQVMVDFYSKVSDDGIRFVSPSLPKGKYKVTVEVSGEQGLWYKKDGTRFGSDDYYVRVDEIGYVD; this is translated from the coding sequence ATGACAAGTGTTTTTGCGCAGGAACCTCATCGAGCCTTAGTAAATGGCGTGCCTTGGTTTGATGATCAAGGGCAGATTGTGAATGCCCACGGGGCATGTGTTGTGGAGGAGGAAGGTAAATATTACCTTTTCGGAGAGTTTAAAACCGATAGCACAAACCACTTTATAGGTTTCAGCTGTTACTCGTCATCCGACTTGGTACATTGGAAGTTTGAACGATTGGCGCTTCCCAAGCAAGAGGAGGGGCTACTTGGGCCCGGCCGAATAGGGGAGCGGGCAAAGGTAATGCGCTGTCCACAATCCGGGGAATATATCATGCTGATGCATTGCGACGACCTGCAGTATAAAGATCCTTATATCGGCTATGCCGTCAGTAAAACCATCAACGGAGAATATAGCTTTCAAGGACCTTTACTGTATCAAGGTAAGCCTATCAAGAAATGGGATATGGGTACATTTCAAGATCATGATGGCCAAGGTTATTTATTGGTACATCATGGCGATATATACCGTTTGAGCGCAGATTATAAGGAGGCCGAGGAAAAGGTGGCTTCGCAAATTTCCGGCGTGGGTGAGTCGCCCGCGATGTTCAAGAAAGAGGGCGTCTACTATCTTTTAAGCTCGAGTCTGACAAGCTGGGAACGAAACGATAACCACTACCATACGGCAAGTTCCATTGCTGGTCCTTGGAAGAAACAGGGACTGTTTTGCCCAGCAGGATCATTGACCTACAATTCGCAATGTAGTTTTGTATTCCCAATTGTACAACAGCAGGATACGGTATTGATGTATATGGGTGATCGATGGTCATACCCCAAGCAAGGGCAGGCAGCTACGCAGGTATGGCTACCGCTAGAAACTATCAGCGAGCGGTTACAGATCCCTAGCTACTTACCTAGTTGGGATCCACTGGCCAATGAGAGCCGCGTCATCAGTCAGCGTTCTAATTCCATACCTGCCCGAAAGCCTTTTGTTTCCAATCGCAGAGGCGAGAAGATTGAATTCCTGTTCAAAGGAGGAAGGTTTTACATCAAAGGAACATCCGATCGTCATGGTGGCTACGGCCGGATCGTTATTGCGGATAAAAAAGATCGAGTTTTACACCAGGTGATGGTGGACTTCTACAGTAAGGTATCCGATGATGGAATACGATTTGTTAGTCCAAGCTTACCCAAAGGAAAATATAAGGTCACGGTTGAAGTCAGTGGCGAGCAAGGCCTGTGGTACAAGAAAGACGGAACGCGTTTCGGCAGTGACGACTACTACGTCCGGGTAGATGAAATTGGTTACGTAGACTAG
- a CDS encoding alpha-L-arabinofuranosidase C-terminal domain-containing protein: MNNRIVVIYFILLSFCSMGTVVHAATVAEPDSVYLLLYAKAKNEGRDGLCYAWSLDAKQWTVLHSKIAFVKSDYGRWGSEKRMIDPVLWKNNKGEWSCVWSLNGDPKGPYAYTATADFVHWGRQTYYPTLADMQRPTLQELEQLKKQRIEVVLNDEKVRGSVLKVAWPLLRKLLDAHELATFRAGLWSERSIDDEQRFADLSTVNVSVKPNPQEGKDITDMLVGVFFEDLNYAADGGLYAELLQNRDFEYQISDKLGRDTTWNASKSWSTSGDLRFQIDSVQPIHPNNPHYATIEGSGTLSNAGFDGIAIQKDACYDLSFFCRSEAGSAATIKVILRAANGQTLATGKLKVKGKGWQKYGLTLTAVSTDPSAHLELSVENGNRMALDMVSLFPQDTFRGRKNGLRRDLAEAIADLNPRFVRFPGGCLAHGDGIENIYQWSKTIGPLEARVPQRNMWGYHQTAGLGYYEYFQFCEDIGAAPIPVVAAGVPCQNSHAHGHPLGGQQCGIPLEDMDEYVQEVLDLIEWANGDKNSKWGKLRAAAGHPEPFNLRFIGVGNEDLISDVFEERFTMIYEAVRAKYPNIQVIGTAGPFFEGTDYVEGWEIADKLQVPVMDEHYYQTPGWFIHNQDFYDKYDRSKSQVYLGEYAAHVDGRASNLEVALAEAIYLTALERNADIVKMTSYAPLLAKEGFTQWRPDLIYFSNTDLNLSILLRATAIWGKYGQRLHTYICTDRSDERRRTQAY, from the coding sequence ATGAACAATCGTATTGTAGTTATTTACTTTATTCTGTTGTCTTTCTGTAGCATGGGGACTGTCGTTCATGCTGCGACAGTTGCCGAGCCAGACTCCGTTTACCTATTGCTCTACGCGAAGGCTAAAAATGAAGGCAGGGATGGGCTTTGCTATGCTTGGAGTCTAGACGCAAAACAATGGACCGTATTACACAGCAAGATCGCTTTCGTTAAATCGGATTACGGCCGTTGGGGTAGTGAAAAGCGCATGATTGACCCTGTACTATGGAAGAACAATAAGGGAGAATGGTCCTGTGTATGGAGCTTAAATGGAGATCCTAAAGGACCTTATGCCTATACGGCCACGGCAGACTTTGTCCATTGGGGAAGGCAAACCTATTATCCGACGCTCGCCGACATGCAACGGCCTACGTTACAAGAGCTGGAGCAACTAAAAAAACAGAGGATTGAAGTTGTACTGAACGATGAAAAGGTTCGGGGTAGCGTGCTGAAAGTGGCTTGGCCGTTATTAAGGAAATTGTTAGATGCACACGAACTGGCGACTTTTCGCGCAGGCTTGTGGTCCGAACGCAGTATCGATGATGAACAACGTTTTGCAGATCTCTCAACGGTCAACGTTTCGGTGAAACCTAACCCGCAAGAAGGCAAGGACATTACAGATATGTTGGTTGGTGTATTTTTTGAAGATCTCAATTATGCCGCAGATGGTGGACTATATGCGGAGTTGCTGCAAAATAGAGATTTTGAATACCAAATTAGTGATAAACTAGGACGTGATACAACCTGGAATGCCAGCAAAAGTTGGTCTACGAGCGGCGACTTACGTTTCCAGATCGACAGTGTGCAACCCATACATCCTAACAATCCGCATTATGCAACGATTGAAGGTAGCGGCACATTATCGAATGCCGGATTTGACGGCATTGCGATACAAAAAGATGCCTGCTATGACCTATCGTTCTTTTGTCGCAGCGAAGCGGGCAGCGCCGCCACAATAAAGGTGATTCTTCGCGCGGCAAATGGTCAAACACTTGCAACGGGAAAATTAAAGGTGAAAGGTAAAGGCTGGCAAAAATATGGATTGACACTCACAGCAGTATCTACTGACCCGTCGGCGCATCTTGAGCTGTCTGTTGAAAATGGAAACAGGATGGCATTGGATATGGTATCGCTCTTTCCTCAGGATACCTTTCGGGGGCGTAAGAACGGTCTTCGACGAGATTTAGCAGAGGCTATTGCTGATTTAAATCCGCGTTTCGTTCGCTTTCCTGGCGGATGTTTGGCGCATGGTGATGGGATAGAGAATATCTACCAATGGTCGAAGACCATTGGCCCGCTTGAGGCGCGTGTCCCACAACGCAACATGTGGGGTTACCATCAAACGGCGGGATTGGGCTATTATGAATATTTTCAGTTTTGTGAAGATATTGGCGCCGCACCAATACCGGTGGTAGCAGCAGGTGTGCCCTGTCAAAATTCGCATGCCCATGGACATCCCTTGGGTGGGCAGCAATGTGGTATCCCCCTAGAAGATATGGATGAATATGTGCAAGAGGTGCTGGATTTAATTGAGTGGGCCAACGGCGATAAAAATTCCAAATGGGGCAAACTGCGTGCTGCAGCGGGACATCCGGAACCTTTTAATTTGCGGTTTATTGGTGTGGGCAATGAAGATTTGATCTCCGATGTATTTGAAGAACGGTTCACCATGATTTATGAAGCCGTTCGTGCGAAATATCCCAATATACAGGTAATTGGTACGGCAGGGCCTTTTTTCGAAGGAACGGATTATGTAGAAGGCTGGGAAATCGCGGATAAGCTGCAGGTTCCGGTGATGGACGAGCACTATTATCAAACGCCTGGCTGGTTCATTCACAATCAAGATTTTTACGATAAGTACGATCGTTCGAAATCGCAGGTTTATCTTGGCGAGTATGCAGCACATGTGGACGGAAGGGCGAGCAACCTCGAGGTGGCTTTGGCTGAAGCGATCTATTTGACAGCCTTGGAAAGAAATGCAGATATCGTGAAGATGACCTCCTACGCGCCATTGTTGGCTAAAGAAGGGTTTACACAGTGGCGTCCGGATTTGATTTATTTCTCCAACACGGACTTGAATCTCTCCATCCTATTACGTGCAACAGCTATTTGGGGTAAATACGGGCAGCGCCTACATACCTACATCTGTACAGATCGATCAGACGAACGAAGGCGTACGCAAGCGTATTAG
- a CDS encoding glycoside hydrolase family 88/105 protein, translated as MKRISIFSLTLLALYGCQPAQNVKNTDTVETNDANAPLHLLKPDYPVRYGETTIDSIKLDMDKVYGYLQRVTPAILENKGTGEELRDVEQIDTATIFRKGDFRLVSYEWGVTYGAMLRATEVTKDAKYAAYSSSRMDFILDALPKFRALEAENPGYRSPLHSVIHPEALDDAGAMCAALIKVQQAGLLKREAKAVIDNYINYIVNKEFRLKDGTLARNRPQPNTLWLDDLYMSLPALAQMGQLTGDAKYTEEAIKQFWLFTDKMFVKEKGLYRHGWVQDMDPHPAFHWARANGWALLTKVELLQVLPEQHPARAALLEQFKKHVAGLAPLQHGTGFWHQLLDKNDSYLETSATAIYAYCIAHGINAGWLDAKAYGPMVLQAWNAVHTKINADGQVEGTCVGTGMGFDPAFYYYRPVNKFAAHGYGPVLLAAAEVYALLNTKKYVINDSSVQF; from the coding sequence ATGAAAAGAATTTCTATTTTTTCGCTGACCTTGTTAGCCCTATACGGTTGCCAGCCAGCGCAAAACGTCAAAAACACCGATACTGTCGAAACAAATGATGCCAATGCACCCCTGCATTTACTGAAACCCGACTATCCGGTGCGCTATGGCGAGACAACGATAGATAGTATTAAGCTAGATATGGATAAGGTTTATGGCTACTTGCAACGGGTAACACCTGCCATACTGGAGAACAAAGGCACAGGCGAGGAATTACGCGATGTCGAACAGATCGATACCGCAACTATCTTCAGGAAAGGTGATTTTCGCTTGGTGAGCTACGAATGGGGAGTAACCTATGGCGCTATGCTTCGTGCAACGGAAGTAACTAAAGATGCAAAGTATGCCGCTTACAGCAGCAGCCGTATGGACTTTATACTCGATGCTTTACCTAAGTTTAGGGCATTAGAAGCGGAGAACCCCGGCTATCGGTCTCCGTTGCATTCCGTTATCCACCCCGAGGCTCTTGATGATGCCGGAGCGATGTGTGCCGCGCTGATTAAGGTGCAGCAGGCCGGACTGCTCAAACGGGAAGCTAAGGCCGTTATCGACAACTACATCAATTATATCGTGAACAAGGAATTTCGCCTTAAAGATGGTACCTTGGCACGCAATAGGCCGCAACCCAATACTTTGTGGTTGGACGATCTGTACATGAGCTTGCCGGCGTTGGCGCAAATGGGGCAGCTAACGGGCGACGCAAAATATACCGAAGAAGCTATTAAACAATTTTGGTTGTTTACGGACAAGATGTTTGTCAAAGAAAAGGGGCTGTATAGGCACGGCTGGGTTCAGGATATGGACCCGCATCCGGCTTTCCATTGGGCTAGAGCTAATGGATGGGCTTTGCTGACGAAAGTGGAACTCCTCCAAGTGCTGCCGGAGCAACATCCCGCACGAGCGGCCTTACTGGAGCAGTTTAAAAAGCATGTCGCAGGATTGGCTCCGCTACAACATGGTACCGGCTTTTGGCATCAACTGTTGGATAAGAACGATTCCTATTTGGAGACATCGGCCACGGCCATTTATGCTTACTGCATCGCCCACGGAATTAATGCTGGATGGTTGGATGCTAAGGCCTATGGACCAATGGTATTACAGGCTTGGAATGCTGTGCACACCAAGATCAATGCCGATGGGCAGGTAGAAGGCACCTGTGTGGGAACCGGCATGGGCTTCGATCCCGCATTTTACTACTACCGTCCCGTCAACAAATTTGCGGCACATGGTTACGGCCCTGTTCTGTTGGCCGCAGCTGAAGTCTATGCCTTGTTGAACACAAAGAAATATGTTATCAACGATAGCTCGGTCCAGTTCTAG
- a CDS encoding PorP/SprF family type IX secretion system membrane protein: protein MNRYILYSGCIVGIFALIFASARVQAQQQIGSYLHYVQHPDQINQAYTLSADQGKIYSVGRKQWVNMEGAPTTVLMGGHVKTKNERSSVGLNVLYDKIGPERYTEVNAFYGHAIRLSENDYLSGAINLGMRLYNVRFSRLEESDPSLRQDIDEKVGTVGLSFMYYRPEHFYVGLSLPRIGGEQFKQVAVFRENYAAIAAYLFEVDPGFHVKTSAWLARMDNNKLLGNFSATAFLNRKFGIGANYATTKDLGFLASFTVSNALRVGYGYQFGMASTSIGGMRNGSHEISISYHFAKNGIRLL, encoded by the coding sequence ATGAATAGATATATATTATATAGCGGATGTATAGTAGGCATCTTCGCCTTGATTTTTGCAAGTGCGCGTGTGCAGGCGCAACAGCAGATAGGATCCTACCTGCATTATGTACAGCATCCTGACCAAATTAACCAGGCCTACACGTTAAGTGCCGATCAGGGCAAGATTTACAGCGTCGGACGCAAACAGTGGGTGAATATGGAGGGCGCACCAACGACCGTACTGATGGGCGGCCATGTGAAAACTAAAAACGAACGCTCTTCGGTGGGCCTGAATGTTTTATATGATAAGATAGGTCCAGAACGCTACACAGAGGTCAATGCTTTCTACGGACATGCCATTCGCCTTTCCGAAAACGATTACCTATCGGGTGCCATAAATTTAGGTATGCGCTTATACAATGTACGGTTCTCCCGTCTAGAGGAGAGTGACCCTTCTTTACGGCAAGATATTGATGAAAAAGTAGGTACCGTTGGCCTTTCATTTATGTATTATCGACCCGAACATTTTTATGTGGGACTTTCGTTGCCTCGAATTGGTGGCGAGCAGTTCAAGCAAGTGGCCGTTTTCCGCGAAAACTATGCGGCTATCGCTGCCTACCTTTTTGAGGTGGATCCCGGTTTTCACGTAAAAACTAGCGCGTGGCTTGCTCGGATGGATAACAACAAGCTGTTGGGCAATTTTTCCGCGACCGCTTTTTTAAACCGAAAGTTTGGTATTGGAGCCAACTATGCCACGACTAAGGATTTAGGGTTTCTCGCTTCGTTTACCGTAAGTAATGCGTTACGTGTGGGCTATGGCTACCAGTTTGGAATGGCCAGTACCAGTATCGGTGGTATGCGTAATGGATCACATGAGATATCCATCAGTTACCACTTTGCAAAAAATGGCATCCGTTTGCTGTAA